In the genome of Thunnus albacares chromosome 8, fThuAlb1.1, whole genome shotgun sequence, the window ATACGTGTCTTTATCCACTGTAACCATGTGTTGCTTACTTCTTCATGTTATGCACATATAATGAAACTGTATGAAAGCTCAACCCTGATTGAAATATATTGAAATGCAAAGATGCTAAACAGAATGAGAAATTATCTAATTTTACATATTAGACATGTGTCTGGTATTTCACTGCTGGATTGTTTTTTATACATAAAATTTAATTTGCCATTTTTTGTAGCAACTCTACTTCAGATGTTGATTTGCCCAAATGCTTTTGGCACATTGAAATGGGGCAGTAAGTACACAAAGCACGACAAAGATTCATGAAAATCCacaaaaaatgttgctggtTATTAGCCTTGTAACATCATAGTGATTTCACTTCTAAAATGGTGGATTGGAAAGTAACTGTGGTATGGTCCTGACGATTGTAATGCACagtatattcatatttaagagtGAACATTTTTGCAGTGTTTAAAACTGAACACTTTTCCATGTTCAGCCTTGCCTGTGAACAGAAATCCTTACCTGTGGCtaaactttgtcttttttttgaaCAGTGTCCTTAATCCGTCACAGAATGACAGAAGCTCCTCTTTCCAGTGTGGTCCCAACGTTTGTTGTGGTAAGAGATGTTCTGAGGGCAGTTGgccaaaaacatttcattagcGAGTGACCACTAATTGGTGCTTTATATTCAGGACCATCCTACTCCCAAGGCCTGGCTGGGCAGGGACAGAGAtcttttttttagacagacaatgTATCACAAAATCTGCTTTAAAATATTAGATCTAAGAAAGATGTAGTTAATGAAAAGATTTCTGATTTCACAGCATTTACAAGTTATCAGCTGGATTTAACTCAAACACCTACCAATGTACTGtcatacattatatacatttaaatacagcaAAACTGTATTGAACAGTTGTGAACACCTGTGTGAAGTAATCTTGTAATATTATTTCACAGATGAAGTTTGACCAGGAGGGAAATGTGACATCATTTGGTAAgtgctgtaaaataaatcttATCAATCTGTTGATAAGAACTGATAAGACCTATTGATaatctgtcttttatttgtttgatttgagcTGTTAAGTTGTCTCTGTGTGTAGTAATGAGCAAAATCAGGATTGTCTTTGAGACTGATGATTGGTTATTTCTCTTGTCCTGTGATGTGACAACTCTCACCAGAGTGTAGGTATTACCTTCAGTATATTCCCCAAGCACATTTTTGAATCTTAGCCCTGCACAGTTGgacacacactgtcacagtgTTACTTGTAGCTGTTGACCTGTGATGTGACAATCCAAATGTGACAGTGTTAGCTGCCTCGCtctgttatgtttgttttcctgaaaGCAGTAGATATAACATCTGCTTTTGTTGTAGTATCTTGTCCTATATCGAgtcaaaaatatatgaaatagaAACATATTCACTTTAGTGTATATTATAATCGTCTGCCTCTGCTCCTCTTATTTCTTTGTTCTCTTacagagaagaggaaaacagagctttGCCAGGAGTTAAGTCTTCAGGCCAGAGACCTTCGCTTTCAGCACAGTACCAGCCTCACCGCTCGAAACAACTGCATCATTATACGAATGGAGGtatgctccctctctctcatataAGCACACTAAGTGATTGATTTCTGCTCTCAACCAAATCTAAATCACCTTTGATCCAGCTGTTGATTCGGAAACATTCTGTGATCATAAGTTTAAGCCGATCAATGACAATTCCTTACTGTTGTATCTTAAATCAGATACATTCATTCAGTGTTGGATTCAAGACTACAGTAGCCTGTAGAGACACAATGCTACCAAGAGGATGATGTAGAgcagtaaaataaagaaaacttgAAACGCATGTAGCCTGAAGTTTAATAACAGTGTATCATCACAGTGTTTTCAAGGTTGTAAGTTTTTTTAACCTATTTCTGACAATAATTCAAATGAATAAGGCAGTTTTAGgattcacaataaaaacatttgaactaAATGTTCAGGGAACTTAAAAATTCAAAGCAGAAAACTCCTGGTGGATCACTGCCATAGTGCAGGAGAACAATCCTTAGCCTGCACCACAGTCGACTGTCCTCCAGAGGGCGTTTGGGAGAAGGAGTAGTTCATAAAGCAGGAGTCCTCGCGGCTCATcattttacagtgtacagtTGTTTCTCCTGGTTCAGGCATATCATCTCTGGTCTCCACCATTGTCACGGTGAGATGGCTGCACTCTGTCTCACACCTGATGACAAGAGGACAGATTCAAAATGACGTTTTGGTAATTAAGGAGATGTTATTGCTGCCAAACTTGACAAACTGAGGCAATTTCCAAATCTAAAGtaggtttttcctttttttcctcttctattCTGACAAATGGTCTGTGCTTTATTATTTCAGAATTCAAGGGATAggtattggaaaaaaaaatagcttaaAACATTAGCATTGGTTCATGctaagtacagtatgtgtcttttgacaaataaacattaagtaAATAGATAAATTCTACTTAATAAAACTAAATAGATTCTACAATTcaatgtgtttctgtatttttaatttcttgtagTGCTAATATTCTACAcattaacattatatatattatagtacGATACATTTATAGTGGGTTTTGCAAGAAAGTACATGTATGTAATGTAAAGAGTTGGGAGGTAAATGATGTCCGTGAGCATGTTGTCAAAAGAACTTCAGAATGAatcatttcacttattttatcTGCAGATCGCATCAGTCTCTAGTGTTATTTCCTATGATCACAGCACTCTGTATTAAAAGCAACCAGTTCTTACCTGCTCTTCTTCGCTCCTGTCCCAAACGCCAGACACTCCACGCACTCTGCGTGCAGATGACATACACCCACACAAGAGGGGCAGAACTCGCAGGTGGGGCCTGTGTATGGCGGTTCACACCGACATTTTCCGCACTGACACATCCCTCTCCCGTTACACAGCTGCTGGTTTGTTGCCATACAGGAAGCAGTTTCCATGGAGCAGCTGCAGTCATCATGTGTCCAGTCGTCATCACAAATGCACTGTCCACACTCACAGCTCCCGTGGCCTCCACATATTCTGTTAGATAAAAATTGTAATCGTTTTAATATAAATCCATCTCTGTAATTGAGTATAATTAAAAGTAACAAGACGTAGATATTGAAGACTTTGTAATGGAGATAGAGCTCCAAGTGATGCTTACTAATCTTCACATATTATACCTGTTGTTGTGGTACGGACAGTCAAAGTTGCTGCACTCGCAGTATTGTCCGCTGTATCTTTCTTTTGGGTTTACCCGCTTGTCACATTCACAGAAGTCCTCCACGCACTTCCCTTTACCGCTGCATACCGGGGCGTTCGGGCCTGAGCGACAGCGGTCATCATCTGGTGACGAAAAAGAATCAAGTTCCCCCCGGCAGTGTTGTGTAGTGTAATCACACTGGCCACACACCAGAGTCCCACGGCCAAAGCAGGCAGGGCTGTTTTCCTCACAGTTTCTCATGCAGTCACACTGACCTGAGGAAAATACGTTTAAAAAGAACATCTCAATGTTTGATACATATTTTGAGTTAGGCATTTGTGACACTATAAAGTAAGatcaaacatttccaaattttGGGGCTACTGTAATACTAATATGTTTGACTGTATGTTCACTCTAGCCAAGTTGTGCAGTCGTACTCACACTCCAAAGATATCTCTAACTTCACACTTTGTGAAAAGCCTTTGGGTGTGACGTGGACAGACCAGGGCCCAGTCCTGTTCTGGTTTGAGTCATCACTCTCACTGGGACACTGGGCAGCCTCCACCTTCACCTTGAGCAACAAggatttattattatgaatattatttgtAGTTTATAAGTACAAATGACAAGAAATAATCTACTCTCTATATGAGGAAATTGTTCCTAATGTTTCTTCCAGTCTTTTCTGACCTGTATGACCAGGGGGTTTCCTTTCATGATGCTGCCAAATGTGATATTGAGTCCTGCGGGCACAGGGCTGGTGTCCATGGTCatctctgtgattggctggtcTGTAGGCATAGTGATAGTTAGAGGGAAAGACTGGCTCACACCTGGCCTGAAACGGAGGGACAACTCCTGGGGCTGGAGGAGCAGAGCCTGGGCGTCTGCTGGCTCGGTGCTGCAGATGTTCAATAATGattggaaagaaaaagaatatcTTGGAGGTGACTGTAGTCTTGTACAATTTCAAGCAAATCCCAGTAAAGGtttgagaagaagaagaaaagagagatcTTTAAACTAGGACACTTACCTGCTGTCATTCCTGACAACTTGCACCCTGCCCTGAGGGTTGTATATGTGACTTTTAGGACAGCCTGCTCTCTGCAGCCCTCTCAAAGTATGACAGGGAGTGTTAGTATGAGGGGCAGTGCACCAAGCGCACTCCGGGCCAGACTGGATGCACTCATTGCAGTTGGAGGCAGATGTgagacatgtttgttttttagccCAGCTGGGAAACAATAAAGCCAGCAGcaggcagagacagagcagcTTCACAGCCATCCTGCAGTTACAGTAAAGCATTAACAATTAGCAACTTAGTCAATTatcagttttaatttaaaaaaagaaatacacttCAATATGATAAACAGGCACAATGACAACATTCTGATATATCTAACATACAACATATCACACTTTATTAGGGATAGACTGATTAAATCCTGGACTTATTTCCACCATTTTTCCAATATAGAGACATAGagaaatattagaaaaaagATCTAGAAAGCTAGAAATTATACAATAGAATATACTAATATCTATTTTCTGAAGTATAAAAGCTATGGGAGTTATGTTTCTCTCTGAAATTGGGGGGGAAACGACAACCATTAACCGTTAATATTCCCGTTAAAGTACTTGTATAGTTTGTGTATAACAGCTTCATGTCTCTCTGGTTCTGCCATAAATAATATGccaaataaactaaaacaagtcaaacacaaatacagtacagcGCTGCTACATTACCTGAGGTACTGAAAGCTTCctgtgttgtagctgctgcttgAGGCAATCTACCTCTACAGACTGTGACATGCCGACAAGCTCCTGATTGGTGCAGCTATTTTGAATATTGAGCTCTTGgtttagaaaataaacataGCAGTGTACTTCTAGCGAAACAGCTTTCTCCATTTCGCAACCAGACTTTTTCATTGATGAGGTCTGTCACCTCAAATATTTACAGATCAGAGTCAACTGTTGTGCCTGCAGTCTTTCAAAAGCAACCGGACATGCACAGCCACACTGACACATTCACATTAACACATGCGATGTCAGGCAAATTAACCTATTTATAAAAGCAATGCATCAACTGCTAAAGAAATTAAGGTAATTTCATACTTCGAGTCACTTTTACACAGGTTCTCCACCCTCCATCACACATGCAGTTTTTGACAAATGGCCTGAAAACTTGAATGAAGATGTATATAAATCTGActacatgtttcagtgttttgtaaagcagcttctctccctactcatccctccatctctccgcAGTCTTTGAAAGCCATTGTGACCACCCAGTGCCTTTTGGTGTTGGATTTCCGTGGTCTGGGATTAGAGCGTTGGTTAGTCCTGGAGCTTCCCCCACAGCTGACATCGCAGACACACTCGCTGCCCTTTGAGTTTAGAGCACTGGAGGCCATACTGCAGCACAAGGTGAAACAGATTAGAAAAAACACtgtgtatatgtttatttaCGCATGCTCATGTTCTAACCCACGTAAAACCAGCCTGTCAGAGATGTGATCAAGACATGGTAAAGCATCTGTTTACGTATATGTGTGTCAATAGGTAAACACTCTACAAGCCAAGCTGAATGAAGTTGAACCAGTAATATTGGACATATTGGAATCTCTAGTGGATCCTAAAATCCTTTCTGCTGATAGAAGTAAACTACATATACTGCTGCAGAACAGCAAGAGGTAACACACACAACCATATTATACAATGATATATAGTGGGAATGAGTTTGTTAGAAAAGCTTTTATGAATGAGGGTAGTTGGCATCAGGACTGTTATCCACTTGTAAATCATGTATTTTAGCAACTGGGTCAATATCTCTGAGACTCGACTAGTTTTCATTGTACCAGTCATTAAAAATTGTTTCTCATCTTTgataattaatattataatatgacAGTAATCATATGTGGCATACCTCAAAGCTCAATTCACTGATTGTTACtgttttcatgtatgttttctCCTCAACCATAACATTTGTCAGGATAACATCTCCATGGTTATCTTTTTCCATCAACTTAGCTGTTCTTCAACATGGTTTGTCATCCTCGGATCTAATAACTATGaagttaaatttaattaattaattttccaCACACTGTTACACCTCTGGACATTTACATgttcaaacattttgttttgcctgTCTCTCTTAgtcttcctcttgtctcttgtccCTCTGACAGTTTATCAGAGTTGGAGACGGACATTAAAGTTTTTAAGGATTCCTTGCTGAAGATTTTGGATGAGGACGAG includes:
- the LOC122987633 gene encoding integrin beta-1-like, translated to MLYCNCRMAVKLLCLCLLLALLFPSWAKKQTCLTSASNCNECIQSGPECAWCTAPHTNTPCHTLRGLQRAGCPKSHIYNPQGRVQVVRNDSSTEPADAQALLLQPQELSLRFRPGVSQSFPLTITMPTDQPITEMTMDTSPVPAGLNITFGSIMKGNPLVIQVKVEAAQCPSESDDSNQNRTGPWSVHVTPKGFSQSVKLEISLECQCDCMRNCEENSPACFGRGTLVCGQCDYTTQHCRGELDSFSSPDDDRCRSGPNAPVCSGKGKCVEDFCECDKRVNPKERYSGQYCECSNFDCPYHNNRICGGHGSCECGQCICDDDWTHDDCSCSMETASCMATNQQLCNGRGMCQCGKCRCEPPYTGPTCEFCPSCVGVCHLHAECVECLAFGTGAKKSRCETECSHLTVTMVETRDDMPEPGETTVHCKMMSREDSCFMNYSFSQTPSGGQSTVVQAKDCSPALWQ